In Candidatus Contubernalis alkalaceticus, the following proteins share a genomic window:
- a CDS encoding thioredoxin domain-containing protein, with protein MTRFDELNIFVFPAIAINGEVIFKSETPSEDVILEAIRSRM; from the coding sequence ATGACAAGGTTTGATGAATTAAACATATTTGTATTTCCAGCCATTGCTATCAACGGCGAAGTTATTTTTAAAAGTGAAACCCCTTCAGAGGATGTGATACTGGAAGCCATCCGTTCCAGGATGTGA
- a CDS encoding biotin/lipoyl-containing protein produces MALINFDDFYGQSVTIEDQYLYYLQEHLWVQVCEDNVYRFGATHAGVILVNGFKFLDYAVELEDEVDVDDSILFVETYKAMVNLTTPVSGKVIALNDKLVGEGAAILEEKYYQEFMFALKCENLESANVFMTAQQYLEALEAGDVDHCGAGARVKRRNR; encoded by the coding sequence ATGGCTTTAATCAATTTCGATGACTTTTATGGTCAGAGCGTAACCATTGAAGACCAATATCTTTATTATTTGCAGGAACATCTTTGGGTACAAGTTTGTGAGGACAATGTTTATAGATTTGGAGCGACTCATGCCGGTGTGATTCTGGTAAATGGCTTTAAGTTTTTAGACTATGCTGTAGAGTTAGAGGATGAAGTAGATGTTGATGACAGCATACTCTTTGTAGAAACCTATAAAGCTATGGTAAATTTAACAACCCCTGTATCAGGTAAGGTAATTGCCTTGAATGATAAACTAGTAGGTGAAGGGGCAGCCATTTTGGAGGAAAAGTATTACCAGGAATTCATGTTTGCTTTGAAGTGTGAAAACCTGGAGTCGGCCAACGTATTTATGACTGCACAGCAGTATCTGGAGGCGCTGGAGGCAGGAGATGTGGATCATTGTGGTGCCGGAGCCAGGGTAAAACGGAGAAACAGATAG
- a CDS encoding uroporphyrinogen decarboxylase family protein produces MTLTSKERVIKLIKGEEVDRPACFSGMGNVTTEGLNQLNYSFPAVHGDAKMMATLAASTYKLFGYECAVVPFDFCLEAEVLGCMMNPYENVDQLLYPTIKEKVLHEEEELWNYQPPTDIEEIKKLGRIPVVIEAMQLLKADIGDKVPIGTYYLGPFTLLGQIFDLDKIFKLAFKKQDKMAVVLDKLADFLIIMAKIFKEAGADYITVREMGATTDILSPKLFNSLIMPPLKKIFAALNEMNFPNNLHICGSTNSVIKFMNEAGADTISVEFKNDMNKTREDIGTEPIIFGNLDAYKLLCHDSVEDVENAVVSALEVGCDGIWPGCDIWPEAKPENVKAMVDAVAKHGAEKWNRKK; encoded by the coding sequence ATGACTTTAACTTCAAAAGAACGAGTAATTAAACTAATTAAGGGTGAAGAAGTGGATCGTCCAGCCTGCTTCAGTGGTATGGGTAATGTAACTACTGAGGGTTTAAACCAGCTGAACTACAGCTTCCCCGCAGTTCACGGTGATGCTAAAATGATGGCTACCCTGGCAGCCTCTACTTATAAGCTGTTTGGCTATGAGTGTGCTGTGGTTCCCTTTGATTTCTGCCTGGAGGCAGAAGTGCTGGGCTGCATGATGAACCCATATGAAAATGTTGATCAACTCTTATATCCTACGATTAAAGAAAAGGTACTGCACGAAGAAGAAGAACTGTGGAATTACCAGCCCCCCACAGACATTGAAGAAATTAAAAAATTAGGTAGAATTCCAGTAGTAATTGAAGCCATGCAATTACTAAAAGCAGATATTGGCGATAAGGTGCCCATTGGGACATACTACCTTGGACCCTTCACTCTATTAGGACAGATTTTTGACCTGGACAAAATATTTAAACTGGCCTTTAAAAAGCAGGATAAAATGGCAGTGGTGTTAGATAAATTGGCCGACTTTTTGATCATTATGGCTAAGATATTTAAAGAAGCTGGGGCAGATTACATTACTGTTCGGGAAATGGGAGCAACAACTGATATCCTCAGCCCGAAATTGTTTAATTCACTAATTATGCCTCCACTGAAGAAAATATTTGCTGCTTTAAATGAGATGAACTTTCCCAATAACCTTCACATTTGTGGAAGCACTAACTCAGTAATCAAGTTCATGAACGAAGCCGGTGCAGATACTATCAGTGTGGAGTTTAAAAATGATATGAATAAGACTCGGGAAGATATCGGAACCGAACCCATTATCTTCGGAAATCTAGATGCATACAAACTGCTCTGCCATGATTCTGTTGAGGACGTGGAAAATGCTGTAGTAAGTGCTCTGGAAGTCGGATGCGATGGCATTTGGCCCGGATGTGATATCTGGCCTGAAGCAAAGCCGGAAAACGTCAAAGCCATGGTAGATGCGGTAGCAAAGCATGGTGCCGAAAAGTGGAACCGAAAAAAGTAA
- a CDS encoding putative zinc-binding protein, which yields MEKASKVAIYPCGGVGFVLSSVARYAAYVVTEDMLPGQTEIVDAVRLISGIPDEIKLVEENPSIILDGCAYQCGSNLFRLLGIKPAARILLPPIAKMPPTFVCDCKKQETKLAPGTNRRVPGETGRNLAMEVATQAQNACIAILNLNYPYERQKVNCEQNIICDYVENIPKKMKYVTVNERIERPEDMPAILGLE from the coding sequence ATGGAGAAGGCGAGTAAAGTGGCCATTTACCCCTGCGGAGGAGTTGGCTTTGTTTTATCCAGCGTGGCCAGGTATGCGGCTTATGTAGTAACGGAAGATATGCTGCCGGGCCAGACGGAGATTGTGGATGCGGTCAGGCTCATATCCGGGATTCCCGATGAAATTAAACTGGTAGAGGAAAACCCATCCATTATATTGGACGGTTGTGCTTATCAATGTGGTTCAAATCTTTTTAGGCTTTTGGGAATAAAGCCGGCTGCCAGGATACTGCTTCCACCTATTGCCAAAATGCCCCCAACTTTTGTTTGTGACTGCAAGAAACAGGAGACTAAACTGGCTCCCGGAACAAATCGCAGGGTTCCTGGAGAAACCGGAAGAAACCTGGCCATGGAAGTGGCAACTCAGGCGCAAAATGCTTGCATTGCAATACTAAACCTGAATTATCCTTATGAAAGACAAAAAGTGAATTGTGAACAGAATATAATCTGTGATTATGTGGAAAATATTCCCAAAAAAATGAAGTATGTGACGGTTAATGAAAGGATAGAACGGCCTGAGGATATGCCAGCCATACTGGGCCTGGAGTAA
- a CDS encoding corrinoid protein — translation MSEERAQELYERLREGVINYDEDDVAAAAQLVLDEGIDAFTAVFKGLIPGMEEVGELYEQQEYFVPELLMCADAMYAGLNILRPHMDGKDMGVSGVVVMGVVQGDVHDIGKNIVKMMFDVAGFEVHDLGRDVPLETFVEEQLNTNADLVCLSAMMTTTMVGMKDIIKQIKEKNPNARILIGGAPVTEEIADKFGADGFAEDASNALKDAINMLSTLKSIQEEAEQNK, via the coding sequence ATGTCAGAGGAAAGGGCACAAGAACTGTATGAAAGACTGAGAGAAGGAGTTATTAATTACGATGAGGACGATGTAGCAGCGGCAGCACAGTTAGTATTGGATGAAGGGATTGACGCCTTTACGGCAGTATTTAAGGGCTTGATTCCCGGAATGGAAGAAGTTGGAGAACTCTATGAGCAGCAGGAATATTTTGTTCCAGAACTATTAATGTGCGCAGATGCTATGTATGCCGGTTTGAACATCTTAAGGCCTCATATGGATGGCAAAGACATGGGAGTTAGTGGAGTTGTGGTAATGGGTGTTGTGCAGGGTGACGTTCACGATATCGGCAAAAATATTGTTAAGATGATGTTTGACGTAGCCGGTTTTGAAGTTCATGACCTGGGCAGAGACGTTCCTCTGGAAACATTCGTAGAAGAACAACTGAACACCAATGCTGACCTGGTATGTCTTTCCGCTATGATGACTACCACCATGGTAGGAATGAAGGACATCATTAAGCAGATTAAAGAAAAGAACCCCAATGCTAGAATCTTGATTGGTGGAGCTCCTGTAACTGAAGAAATCGCCGACAAGTTTGGTGCTGATGGATTTGCAGAAGATGCCAGCAACGCGCTTAAAGATGCCATCAACATGCTGAGCACCCTGAAGAGCATTCAAGAAGAAGCAGAACAAAATAAATAA
- a CDS encoding ASKHA domain-containing protein yields MKTYTVIFQPSGRRGEVEEGKTLLQAAQELGVDIEAPCGSAKVCGKCKVKVEEGFFEKFGIESKNENLSPVIEEERDQLSEKELSEDYRLACCTEIKGDILLFVPEESRGAEQVILELGQDRAFTLNPAVKTYYIEMPPANLEDQTDDFVRMKRALKEKYEVEVESVDYPTLINLPEAIRGGNWKVTVFVWMGKEIIRVLPGLVEDWYGIGVDVGSTTVAGYLCNLKNGEVISKKSVMNPQIRYGEDVLARITYSMMNDDGLEKMRSSVIEAINKLVEQMTEEVGLTPEDVMDITLVGNTAMHHIKLGIDPKYVGRAPFAPAIRDGIDIKARDLGIQIAKSAYSHMLPIEAGFVGADNVAVLIAEEPYNLEPMALIIDIGTNGEILFGNKDKLFSTSCATGPALEGAQIKFGMRAAPGAIEWVKIDPDTKEPSVKIIGAEDWYKEGDAPVIKGICGSGIIDVVAEMFKAGIIDKTGRFKKIEHPRVRKGENGKMEYILVFAKDTSIGKDVTVTQGDIRAIQLAKSALYCGAEYLIEKRGVDKPQKIVLAGAFGSYINKESTMVMGMVPDCDLEFVNAVGNAAGDGAKMALMSLEKRDEAKLWARKVEFVETATEPDFQERFAKAMAFPHLTHKFPSIQHILDKIK; encoded by the coding sequence ATGAAAACGTACACGGTTATATTCCAGCCTTCTGGGAGACGTGGGGAAGTTGAAGAAGGAAAAACTCTTCTGCAGGCAGCACAGGAACTGGGTGTTGATATTGAAGCCCCCTGCGGTTCAGCAAAGGTCTGTGGAAAATGTAAGGTAAAGGTGGAAGAAGGTTTCTTTGAAAAATTTGGGATTGAGTCCAAAAATGAAAACCTCTCCCCCGTAATTGAAGAAGAAAGAGACCAGTTGAGTGAGAAAGAATTAAGCGAAGACTACCGTTTAGCCTGCTGCACCGAGATAAAAGGCGATATCCTCCTGTTTGTACCCGAAGAATCCCGGGGAGCCGAGCAGGTAATCCTGGAACTGGGTCAGGATAGAGCGTTTACCTTAAACCCCGCAGTGAAAACTTACTATATTGAAATGCCTCCAGCCAATTTGGAGGATCAGACAGACGACTTTGTACGGATGAAGAGAGCCCTGAAGGAAAAGTATGAAGTTGAAGTTGAATCAGTAGATTATCCCACATTAATTAACCTGCCTGAGGCAATCCGCGGCGGCAACTGGAAAGTTACCGTGTTTGTATGGATGGGCAAGGAAATTATCAGGGTTTTACCGGGACTGGTAGAGGATTGGTATGGAATCGGTGTTGACGTAGGAAGTACTACCGTAGCCGGCTATCTATGCAATCTGAAAAACGGTGAAGTAATCAGTAAAAAGTCTGTTATGAACCCTCAAATAAGATATGGTGAAGATGTTCTTGCTCGGATAACTTACTCCATGATGAACGATGACGGGCTAGAAAAAATGCGTTCTTCTGTTATTGAAGCCATTAACAAACTGGTGGAGCAGATGACCGAAGAGGTTGGGCTTACTCCAGAAGATGTTATGGATATCACTTTGGTAGGGAACACCGCGATGCACCACATTAAGCTGGGAATTGACCCCAAATATGTGGGCCGTGCACCTTTTGCCCCTGCTATCAGAGACGGCATTGACATTAAAGCCAGAGATCTAGGCATTCAAATTGCTAAAAGCGCTTACTCTCACATGCTGCCTATCGAAGCTGGCTTTGTGGGTGCTGACAACGTAGCGGTGCTGATTGCTGAAGAACCTTATAATTTAGAGCCAATGGCCTTAATCATTGATATCGGCACCAATGGTGAAATTCTATTTGGAAACAAAGATAAGCTGTTTTCCACCTCCTGTGCCACTGGACCCGCCCTGGAGGGTGCTCAAATTAAGTTTGGTATGAGAGCTGCCCCCGGTGCTATTGAATGGGTTAAAATTGATCCCGATACAAAAGAGCCCTCAGTTAAAATCATTGGTGCAGAAGACTGGTATAAAGAGGGAGACGCTCCTGTAATCAAGGGTATCTGCGGCTCCGGTATCATTGATGTGGTGGCTGAGATGTTTAAAGCCGGTATTATCGACAAGACCGGACGTTTCAAAAAGATCGAACATCCCAGGGTGCGTAAGGGTGAAAATGGCAAAATGGAGTATATCCTGGTTTTCGCCAAAGATACTTCCATTGGAAAAGATGTTACCGTTACCCAGGGAGACATCCGGGCAATTCAGTTGGCCAAGTCTGCTCTCTACTGCGGTGCTGAGTATTTGATAGAAAAGCGCGGCGTAGATAAGCCCCAAAAGATTGTTTTAGCGGGAGCTTTCGGCAGCTACATCAACAAAGAAAGCACCATGGTTATGGGAATGGTTCCCGATTGTGACCTGGAGTTTGTAAATGCTGTAGGTAACGCAGCCGGTGACGGTGCTAAAATGGCATTGATGAGCCTGGAGAAGAGAGACGAAGCTAAATTATGGGCTAGAAAAGTTGAATTTGTGGAGACTGCAACAGAACCTGATTTCCAGGAGAGGTTTGCTAAGGCAATGGCCTTCCCCCACTTAACCCATAAATTCCCCAGCATTCAACATATCCTGGATAAAATTAAGTAA
- a CDS encoding nitric oxide reductase activation protein NorD: MDAQQTEQAKKAAEQLLQRDGKIVHKWFEEIWPEVALIFEDSPESFATWLEMIKDFSGTHWELFFFLLKESPGLLKSISLNQYDHWLSLIRFYAQIDRKAAQNLMRLGLCQFSDLLAEQCDWLLADCRKLQQVNWEGGLAYFEYLPQVIQAVGQEKADCWKEQVFIIANNHPVLLKNYIIGSYKLIGNIGGEEIRQWLQSAVSMNLEISSRTANSFLVLSPEVFLEAEKEGVIIFDSWKDLVFLMGKAHEEAAESFMHQSFEALRHLSAQQLLQWGELGLRIAQREGISAKEFFISSIDIVKETGYKDLERWAEAGLEVMEDRRLRLFFSRRSKESTEALKAGQLSLSLEKIYKTLQAMLQASFGQQVVLRETGVLPEGTYQEQADLPTCDGYRIYLPSKVSVFEDQELNFKLYKIMLFHQATLLTSGTLEGLEWSGDSTMNTDSERLYWEILQLVIGRNVDNHLLSINPGLKKDLKIILGELVKNLQKLDESQLEEAAVKELIVWSLPIFAEESPAFYGNGENVKDTADEIFQSLARTLDTSKLCRLLVSFRAAYRGIIVKELVEVEGLIKKQWDETGGDVDSIGLIKSLGSRFIQDKAVTFIRFLVKKLIHLHQQEAQEGFARTIFYDEWDWTLEDYKRDWCRVREIHLQPTLVNKVDSILEEHRSLITLMRRYFAMLRPDRVKRLKRQPQGDHVDMDAVVEALVERRQGMGNAENLYIWRDKRSRDVAVAFLMDCSGSTIEEISAGKTILDLEKEAVIIMAEALEMLGDNFAVYSFSSDGRLQVDFQVVKEFDQVYDDNVRQRFGSLKSMEMTRLAAAVRHAVEKMKRVKAAVKLLFILSDGRPYDMDYRAREQDEKSIGQWLRQDEMLYPQEDTRMALWEAKSNGITPFCLTVDKQAKQYMDKIFGQVGYVLINDVDMLPAKLPEIYRRLTT, encoded by the coding sequence ATGATAAAAGATTTCAGCGGCACTCACTGGGAATTGTTTTTCTTCCTTCTAAAAGAATCCCCTGGGCTGTTAAAATCTATTTCTTTAAATCAGTATGACCATTGGTTGAGTTTAATTCGTTTTTATGCTCAAATAGACCGTAAGGCCGCCCAAAATCTTATGCGGTTGGGATTGTGTCAGTTTTCTGATTTATTGGCTGAGCAGTGTGATTGGCTGCTGGCTGACTGCCGTAAACTGCAGCAGGTGAATTGGGAAGGCGGGCTGGCCTATTTTGAATATCTGCCCCAAGTCATTCAGGCAGTTGGACAGGAGAAGGCTGATTGTTGGAAAGAACAGGTTTTTATTATTGCTAATAATCATCCAGTCCTTTTAAAAAATTATATTATTGGTTCTTACAAACTTATTGGGAATATTGGCGGTGAGGAGATCAGGCAGTGGCTTCAATCTGCCGTATCAATGAACCTGGAGATTTCCAGCAGGACGGCAAACAGTTTTTTGGTTTTGTCTCCAGAGGTTTTTTTGGAGGCAGAGAAAGAAGGCGTAATTATTTTTGATAGTTGGAAGGATTTGGTATTCCTGATGGGAAAAGCTCATGAGGAAGCGGCAGAATCTTTTATGCACCAGTCTTTTGAGGCATTAAGGCATTTGAGTGCTCAGCAGCTTTTACAGTGGGGAGAACTTGGTTTAAGGATTGCTCAAAGGGAAGGAATATCAGCTAAAGAATTTTTTATTTCCAGTATTGATATTGTCAAAGAAACGGGATATAAAGATTTGGAGCGGTGGGCGGAGGCAGGGTTGGAAGTGATGGAAGATAGAAGGCTTCGACTATTTTTTTCCCGTCGTTCTAAGGAAAGTACAGAAGCTTTAAAAGCAGGACAGCTTTCCTTATCCCTTGAAAAAATTTACAAGACTCTTCAGGCTATGCTCCAGGCCTCCTTTGGTCAGCAGGTGGTACTTCGGGAAACCGGAGTTCTTCCGGAAGGTACATACCAGGAACAGGCTGATTTGCCTACCTGTGACGGATACCGTATATATCTTCCAAGCAAAGTCAGTGTTTTTGAGGATCAGGAATTAAACTTTAAACTTTATAAAATAATGTTGTTTCATCAAGCAACTCTTTTGACCAGCGGAACTCTAGAGGGGCTAGAGTGGAGCGGAGACTCTACTATGAATACGGATTCTGAAAGGTTGTACTGGGAGATCCTGCAGTTGGTAATTGGCCGTAACGTTGACAATCATCTTTTATCCATAAATCCTGGATTAAAAAAAGACCTGAAAATTATTTTAGGGGAATTGGTGAAAAATCTCCAGAAATTGGATGAATCTCAGCTGGAGGAGGCAGCAGTAAAGGAGCTTATTGTTTGGTCTCTGCCTATATTTGCTGAGGAGAGCCCTGCATTTTATGGTAATGGGGAAAACGTAAAGGATACTGCCGATGAAATTTTTCAAAGCTTAGCCCGTACGTTAGATACATCTAAGCTTTGCCGACTGCTGGTTTCTTTCCGGGCTGCCTACCGGGGAATTATCGTCAAAGAGCTGGTGGAAGTGGAGGGGTTAATCAAGAAACAATGGGATGAGACCGGGGGAGATGTGGATTCTATAGGGTTGATTAAGAGCCTTGGCAGCCGTTTTATTCAGGACAAGGCGGTTACCTTTATCCGTTTTCTGGTAAAAAAGTTAATCCATCTACATCAGCAGGAAGCCCAGGAGGGATTTGCCCGGACTATCTTTTACGATGAATGGGATTGGACTCTGGAGGATTACAAAAGGGATTGGTGCCGGGTTCGAGAAATACATCTGCAGCCTACCCTGGTAAACAAAGTAGATTCTATTTTAGAGGAACACCGGAGCCTGATCACTTTGATGAGAAGGTATTTCGCCATGCTCAGGCCTGATCGGGTCAAACGGTTAAAACGCCAGCCTCAGGGAGACCATGTGGACATGGATGCCGTTGTGGAGGCTTTGGTGGAGAGACGTCAGGGTATGGGAAATGCGGAGAATTTATATATCTGGAGGGACAAGCGCAGCCGGGATGTAGCTGTGGCTTTTTTAATGGACTGCAGCGGCTCCACCATTGAAGAAATATCTGCAGGCAAAACTATTTTGGATTTGGAGAAAGAGGCTGTAATAATCATGGCCGAAGCTCTGGAGATGCTGGGAGATAATTTTGCAGTTTATTCCTTTTCCAGTGATGGGAGGCTGCAGGTGGATTTCCAGGTGGTAAAGGAATTTGATCAGGTATACGATGATAATGTAAGGCAGCGTTTCGGGAGTTTAAAAAGCATGGAAATGACCCGTTTGGCTGCAGCGGTAAGGCATGCTGTGGAAAAAATGAAAAGGGTAAAAGCGGCGGTAAAGCTGCTCTTTATATTAAGTGATGGCCGTCCCTACGATATGGATTATCGCGCCCGGGAGCAGGATGAAAAGAGTATCGGCCAGTGGCTTCGTCAGGATGAGATGCTGTATCCCCAAGAGGATACCCGTATGGCTCTATGGGAGGCTAAGTCCAACGGAATCACCCCTTTTTGTCTAACGGTTGATAAGCAGGCCAAGCAGTATATGGATAAAATATTTGGGCAGGTGGGATACGTTTTAATTAATGATGTGGATATGCTTCCGGCAAAACTTCCGGAAATATACCGCCGCTTGACAACTTAA
- a CDS encoding tetrahydromethanopterin S-methyltransferase subunit H family protein has product MDKMFTLKGEHKACKIGPWTIGGQPGDNPPLLVASMFHKGDRLLEKRKEGKFDRAKATDYIKRQEELSQQTGIPALTAMVANSADEMKRYIDFFTSVSDMPFAIDMWMQEPRIEAVRYAAEQGLMDKVLYNSITPWDKDIPGQIEELKEIGVKHVVVQVYDDNDPTPAGRVNCFRDMLDKIGKDTFESILVDTSVMNLPATAFSSIANKMIKEEFGVPCGIASSNGTFMWKEAKEMWGVKGFSAMDAAGQAVSTMFWCDLIFYGPQVIADRIFPAVSSAAVQLATFAYYETGKLPSNPNHPLYKFFNDFADKLK; this is encoded by the coding sequence ATGGATAAAATGTTTACTCTAAAGGGCGAACATAAAGCCTGCAAGATAGGTCCCTGGACCATTGGTGGACAGCCCGGGGATAACCCTCCCCTGCTGGTAGCATCTATGTTCCATAAGGGCGACCGTCTTCTGGAAAAAAGAAAAGAAGGAAAATTTGATAGAGCCAAAGCTACCGATTATATCAAGCGTCAGGAAGAGCTTTCCCAGCAGACCGGTATTCCTGCACTGACCGCTATGGTGGCCAACTCTGCCGATGAAATGAAAAGATATATTGATTTTTTCACCAGTGTCAGCGATATGCCCTTTGCCATCGACATGTGGATGCAGGAACCCCGTATTGAAGCAGTACGGTATGCTGCAGAACAGGGCCTGATGGACAAGGTATTATACAACAGTATTACCCCTTGGGATAAAGACATTCCCGGGCAAATTGAAGAGTTGAAAGAAATTGGTGTGAAGCACGTGGTTGTTCAGGTATATGACGACAATGACCCCACTCCTGCGGGACGGGTAAACTGTTTCCGGGATATGTTGGACAAGATTGGGAAAGACACCTTTGAAAGTATACTGGTGGATACCTCAGTGATGAATCTTCCGGCTACAGCATTTTCTTCCATTGCTAACAAAATGATTAAAGAAGAGTTCGGTGTTCCCTGCGGAATAGCTTCTTCCAACGGAACCTTTATGTGGAAAGAAGCAAAAGAAATGTGGGGAGTTAAAGGTTTCTCCGCAATGGACGCTGCCGGACAAGCTGTATCTACCATGTTTTGGTGCGACCTGATTTTCTATGGTCCCCAGGTGATTGCTGACCGGATTTTCCCAGCTGTGAGCAGTGCTGCTGTCCAACTGGCAACCTTTGCATACTATGAGACCGGAAAACTGCCCTCTAACCCCAACCATCCACTGTATAAGTTCTTTAACGACTTCGCTGATAAACTAAAATAG
- a CDS encoding putative zinc-binding protein, which produces MVERVCIYPCGGIKRVESSVARIAAYIVNEDFLPKKTLILCVPAFLRGVEEDLVMVEDYPSVIIDCSDDNCATNLFYMAGLKPAARIFIPEIAEANSIKMSAQRRELDDQGSELASAVARETARVASAMLENPNYEFPKQNIKTNTCLANASIIPENPFQYKKIAPGIYIPAEMPEFFPEGA; this is translated from the coding sequence ATGGTAGAACGTGTTTGTATCTATCCATGTGGTGGCATAAAAAGGGTAGAGTCCAGTGTGGCAAGGATAGCTGCTTATATTGTAAATGAAGATTTTCTCCCCAAGAAAACTTTAATTCTATGTGTCCCGGCATTTTTACGGGGAGTTGAAGAAGATTTAGTTATGGTTGAAGATTATCCCTCAGTGATTATTGACTGTTCTGATGATAATTGTGCAACAAATCTGTTTTACATGGCCGGGCTTAAGCCGGCAGCTCGTATTTTTATTCCAGAAATTGCAGAAGCTAACTCTATCAAAATGAGTGCCCAGCGGCGTGAACTGGATGACCAGGGAAGTGAGCTGGCTTCAGCTGTTGCCAGAGAAACTGCCCGGGTAGCCTCAGCTATGTTGGAGAATCCCAATTATGAGTTCCCAAAACAAAATATTAAAACTAACACTTGTCTGGCTAATGCCAGTATTATTCCTGAAAATCCTTTTCAATATAAAAAAATAGCACCAGGGATTTACATACCGGCAGAAATGCCTGAATTCTTTCCGGAGGGAGCGTGA
- a CDS encoding DUF2284 domain-containing protein, with translation MKDKKSFEQLVKHALDGGAARAVLIDSDQIIVDDRVRLKCRVPLCAHYNRNLTCPPNTLTVSEFREILKNYSRALLLQVKGTGCEDEDVRQAELKVQNLISELETKALMEGNYFAAGFATRCRLCPECVGVQSGEPCRHPFKARPSLDAAGVDIFRTSKNAGVPFNPLDRDELYFAGILLLS, from the coding sequence ATGAAGGATAAAAAATCTTTTGAACAACTGGTAAAGCATGCTCTAGATGGGGGAGCGGCCCGTGCCGTTTTGATTGATTCAGATCAAATTATTGTGGATGACCGGGTCCGTTTGAAATGTCGAGTTCCTCTGTGTGCCCATTATAATCGTAACCTGACATGTCCCCCCAATACCTTAACGGTATCAGAATTCAGAGAGATTTTGAAGAATTACAGCAGAGCACTGCTGCTGCAGGTGAAGGGCACAGGATGTGAAGATGAGGATGTTCGTCAGGCGGAGCTAAAAGTACAAAACTTAATCAGTGAATTGGAAACTAAAGCCTTGATGGAGGGGAATTACTTTGCTGCAGGTTTTGCCACCCGCTGCAGGCTTTGTCCGGAATGTGTGGGAGTTCAATCGGGAGAGCCGTGCCGTCATCCTTTTAAAGCACGTCCCAGTCTGGATGCTGCCGGTGTGGATATTTTCAGAACCAGTAAAAATGCTGGTGTTCCCTTTAACCCTCTGGATCGAGATGAGCTTTATTTTGCGGGGATTTTACTGCTTTCTTGA
- a CDS encoding thioredoxin domain-containing protein has protein sequence MPCVYLLEAVRAMPEALGDLAEKVEFRELDMTNPKDLKRFLELNVCVFPSIAINGEIVFNSVIPSYEVLLEAICSRIHD, from the coding sequence ATGCCCTGTGTCTATCTGCTGGAAGCAGTGAGAGCAATGCCGGAGGCACTGGGTGACCTGGCAGAAAAAGTAGAATTTAGAGAATTGGATATGACTAATCCAAAAGATTTAAAAAGATTTTTAGAATTAAATGTTTGTGTATTCCCAAGCATTGCTATTAATGGCGAAATTGTTTTTAACAGTGTAATTCCTTCTTATGAAGTATTATTGGAGGCTATTTGTTCCAGGATACATGATTAA